The sequence TGCGGCCCGTCTGCTGGACGGTTGCGGCTTAACGGAATGGGAGGCGCTGCAGGCGCTGGCTCCCTTACTCAAGGGAACGCTGGACAATGTGAGCCGCCAAGGGACAGGTCCGGCATTGACCGGGCCGATTCGCCGCGGTGATGCCGCTACGGTGCGCCGACATATGGAGGCACTCCAGGCGGCGGGAGATATAGACAGATTGCTCTTATATCGGGCCTTGGGCCTGTATACCGTACAGATAGCTGAAAGACAGGCAGGTTTTAGTGAGGACGCGAGAAACGAATTAATAACATTGTTGAACAGTAACGGGAGGAATGAAAATGAGCGATAAAAAGATAACAGTAAGCGTGATCCGGGAACGGAAACTGGCGGGACAGGCCGTTTCCATGTTGACAGCCTATGATTACAGTATGGCCGTCACCTTGGACCGGGCCGGTGTTGATATGCTGCTGGTCGGTGACTCGCTGGGCAATGTGGTGCTTGGCTATGACTCTACCCTGCCGGTAACTATGGAGGATATGATCCACCATGGCAAGGCTGTCTGCCGAGGAGCTAAACGGGCTTTGGTTGTCGTCGACATGCCGTTTATGTCCTATCAGGTGACCGTCGAGGCTGCGGTGACTAATGCCGGACGGATTATGAAGGAGACGGGAGCCCAGGCGGTAAAAGTGGAAGGCGGCGAGGAGATGGCCGAGGTTGTCAGTGCCATTGTGCGAGCCGGTATCCCTGTTGTTGCTCATGTCGGCCTTACTCCCCAGTCGGTGCATCAATTGGGCGGTTTTAAGGTCCAGGGGAAAAGCCAGGCCGCCGCGCAAAAGCTGCTCAATGATGCACGGGCACTGGAAAAGGCGGGAGCTTTTGCTCTGGTTATGGAATGCATTCCGGAAGCTCTGGCCCAAAAAGTGACTCAAGCTTTGCAGATTGCGACGATTGGTATTGGCGCCGGTGCCGGTTGTGACGGACAAGTGCTGGTTATCAATGATTTATTGGGAATGTGCTCAGGCTTTACACCGAAGTTTGTCAAGAAATATGCCAATCTGGAGCGAATGATTAGCGAGTCGGTTACGGCCTATATCCGGGAGATTGGAGAAAAACAGTTTCCCGGGCCGGAACACAGTTTCCAGCTCGCTGATGTAGAATTGGAAAAGCTTTATTAATAGGAGTGTGCAGCATGCTTATTATAGAATCAATTGCAGATATGCGACAATTTGTCAGACAGGCCTGGGCGGCCGGCAAGACGGTTGGTCTGGTGCCGACCATGGGAGCCCTGCATGAGGGGCATCTCACGTTGATGCGGCAGGCCTGTGCGGCCTGTGATGTGGTTGTGGCCAGTATCTTTGTCAATCCGACCCAGTTTGGGCCGAATGAGGATTTTGCCGCCTATCCCCGTGATTTGGCCAGTGACAGTGAAAAAGCCGCCGCTGCCGGTGTGGCTGCTATTTTTCACCCGTCGGTGGCGGAAATGTATCCTACAGGTTTCAGCACGTACGTCCGGGTGGAGGGGATTACGGAGAAACTGTGCGGCCGTTCCCGGCCGGGTCATTTCCAGGGAGTGACAACGGTAGTTAATAAATTATTCCATATTGTTCAGCCCGACAAGGCCTTTTTCGGACAGAAGGATGCCCAACAGGTACTGGTGCTGCAGCGAATGGTTCAGGATTTGAATATGGATATTACGTTGGAAGTGGTACCTATTGTCCGGGAGGCGGACGGTTTGGCAAAAAGTTCCCGCAATGTGTACCTATCGGCGGAGGAAAGGCAGGCAGCGCTGGTGCTTTCCCGCAGTCTGGCCAGAGCGCAGCAAGCGGTAGCGGCCGGAGAATGCGATGTAGCGGTATTGAGGGAACTGGTCACAGAAGAAATTGCGGCACAGCCGCTAGCCGCTATCGACTATGTCGAGTTGTATGG comes from Propionispora vibrioides and encodes:
- the panB gene encoding 3-methyl-2-oxobutanoate hydroxymethyltransferase, with the protein product MSDKKITVSVIRERKLAGQAVSMLTAYDYSMAVTLDRAGVDMLLVGDSLGNVVLGYDSTLPVTMEDMIHHGKAVCRGAKRALVVVDMPFMSYQVTVEAAVTNAGRIMKETGAQAVKVEGGEEMAEVVSAIVRAGIPVVAHVGLTPQSVHQLGGFKVQGKSQAAAQKLLNDARALEKAGAFALVMECIPEALAQKVTQALQIATIGIGAGAGCDGQVLVINDLLGMCSGFTPKFVKKYANLERMISESVTAYIREIGEKQFPGPEHSFQLADVELEKLY
- the panC gene encoding pantoate--beta-alanine ligase produces the protein MLIIESIADMRQFVRQAWAAGKTVGLVPTMGALHEGHLTLMRQACAACDVVVASIFVNPTQFGPNEDFAAYPRDLASDSEKAAAAGVAAIFHPSVAEMYPTGFSTYVRVEGITEKLCGRSRPGHFQGVTTVVNKLFHIVQPDKAFFGQKDAQQVLVLQRMVQDLNMDITLEVVPIVREADGLAKSSRNVYLSAEERQAALVLSRSLARAQQAVAAGECDVAVLRELVTEEIAAQPLAAIDYVELYGYPGLEDIDRLSGRALLALAVKIGKTRLIDNCILEAKACF